GAAGTAATGGACCCTCATAGGACCAAGTCCTGGGCTCTGTGCTCTGACATTTTTACAATAGCTACAATAGCTACgcaatcaaaatcttttcatCAGCCAAAATCTGGTGCCGTGTTCAAGCGAGATTTGATTAGTCTTCGATTTCACACGTGAAACCATATATTCACGATATTCACGATTGCACGTACAAATGTCGTTTACTTTTACAAACATGCCAGATTTGTACGCTCTCAAAAATAATCTATGACATATTATTAAGCGACGTAGGACAATATTTCGTTGTCATAATAATCACTCTGCAAGATCAATTATGATAATCTCAGCTTGAATGACCACTGTTGGGGCCATATTTATAAGAACACTATAGTGGTGTACTGAGAGCGAAGCTCTTGAATGTCCATGATAATACATCGCATGCCGTTTTAAACTAGCATACGATTtcctctctttattttcttttaatccaAGCaaagacaaatttatcatttgttttttctttttcttttttcaacttaTCTTTTGAGTGTaggattgtaatttttttattatgcattTCCGAATCAATCAACGCATGtgtcttttattattttccattttctattttactttgTTGAAGGCCTTTAGAAGTATCCTGCAGTTGAATCCAAATATGAAAAAAGCATTTCAGTTTTTTTAATGGATATATTACGtaagaaataaaatttaggataataaaaaagaatacttTGATATTATTGTGGTAATAATATTTGTTACAATTAATTTGTATTCCACTAGCGAGTGTGGATAAAAGGGGCTGCCACTTATTATcaagtgtcaatttttttatctctcGACAACCATGAAGtgtatatttattattttattattttgtctaataCGAAGATACaaactcgttttttttttttttttttttttttgtagaaattagatttaatttgatatcaatttttttatcaaattagtttATCTTATCAAACTAAAGCGAAAAAAGAATCATTCTGATAAATGATATCAGCAAAACAATGAATGAAGTTGCCAAAGAAATTTAGTACCCTTCACCAAATAagttcatttcatttttttttttttacgaaattgTACAAGTCTTTCTATACGAGTAtatctttttaatttacttctttttctaTCTATTAATCTTTTACATTAATTGTATCAAATGATAGGTAAGTCAGTTTTTTTATCACATCTAAAACAATATGAGAAAGAAGTgctaatttgacaaaattacGATTTTAGAGTGCTATATTGACATTTATTCTATTAAGAACACATAGCATGAGAGGCCATGTCATTTTAATAAGTAACATATGTTTCACTTCTGACCTTGATCATATTAAATTGTAAATAAGTCattcaatataaaaataaataaatatattaaaatagtatttttactaaaaataaattaaagaatcaatgttaaattttttcatCGCAACGCCTAGGCCCGCTTTGGTAATTACAAATTTACAGTAACCAGAGGAAAAGCAGataataagtttttcttttcttttagtgaCAAAGAATTACCGAGACCATGATAGTCCAATCATATAAATGGGCCTCCATTTCTGGCCTCCAAGTTTGGGCCCACAACAGGCGAAAGGCCCAAAGACCAAAAGCTTAATTCCAGCAAAGCCCAAATCAGGCCATTTCTAACCGTATCAAATACCGACATCGACAAACCTACGAACAATGATCATGTAAGAGTTGATTGAAGTTCAACATTCTAACATGCCCAACAAGTTATATAACCACACAGTTTGTACTAAGAAATACTCCAAAAGATAAAATCAATATTTGCAAAAGTTACAAGTGGCCTTGCCAAAAGTAGCAAATttgataaaactgaaaaaaaataaCGAAAAGATAATTTGTAGAGGAATAGAATTTTTCTTGGTACTCAACACTCGTGGGACATCATCGAAAAAACAGATAAATCCTCGAGATGTACATGAAGATTGGGCATCTTGGTACTCGACAAGTTTTCCGAggtttaatttgaaattgattcacTTCCTTATCTAATAAACCAAAGCATTCCACGTAATGGAATAGCGTGCACAAGGATGAAATCGATAATCGATTGCGTAATCTGCATAGACGAAGTCGATATTTGATTgcgcaagaaaaaaaaattatataatctATTGACTTACCAAGCAAAGGCAATTTGATGGTGACCCTCATCTGTGCCTGCTTCTTCCCTTTTCACTATCAACCTATCCATCAAAGCGTGGATGTGGAAATTTAGTGGCGAAACACATCATGGCGTGCAATCACGCCTTTGAATTATTATTGTTACAGACATACATAGGTAGCCATCGAAAGGTATGCATCATCTCTTTAGTGATAATCTATACAACTCAGGCCATGCCCCGCccgaaattaacaaaaaagaaaaacgacgTAATCTACCCGACGTTTTAGCCTATAGTATGAAgatttaaaaaagcaaaaaaacaaaaaacaaaaaataaaaccttAGCCATTAGGACGATGGAATTTGAAAAGCACAAAACCTAACAGTCTTCGCATCGACCATGGGACTTTGAACTCGTGGAAGATGTACCATTCACTCGTTTTGACCGGAGCTTCCGTGTGCCGGGAAAATGCACTACAAGGCCATCCTTTTTCCTGGATTCTTAGCTTTGCTTGTCATTGACAGAAAATTTAAGATTGCAGCTTaagggatgatgatgatgattagaaTTTGGCCATAAGAGACAAATATTCTTTGCTTTCACATAGAAAAGTTGATGATTGTCATCCACAATCCACCACCACTTTGATTGACTGTGCATCAAAAGAGGGGTTTTTGTAAAGGCAAATCCCATTACCCTGCTATTGGAAATTCCTGTTTTGAACACCGAATTATGTTGGATTAACTGGCGCCGAAATAATAGGGTCAGGGATAAGAGGAGTAATCTAGAAGATTAGAATGGTGCTTGGTCATTTAGATTTTGAATTAGGATGGGATTGAAtaagataggatatgaaatctgAAGATTTATGTGTTTAActcaaataaaaacttttctcaTGCTTCATATCTTTGACTTTTCCTCCATTCATTTTTGGGTTTCCACTCTGCCGTCAGCATTCCTTATCTCAACAAGAAATAGATGAGTCAGTGTCAATAGTTCAAACCTTAagagttttggtatttaaaatcCATTGaagtgactttttatttttgacatttCCCTTCAAATATTACGATTTAAGTATCGTaacttcttttttatataattttaggCATGTGAAATCTTCTCAAAATATGAACTTACTATAGTAAACCCGATCATGAGTATAACAACCCATAGGTGAGGCAATGCCATAGGGCCTAAAGGCACTTCTAAGCGGGCCTAAACAAGGGCCTATCGTTGAAAGTTCTAGCCCGGTCTTACGACGCTCAAACCAAGCATATTGAATTTGCATAGTTCTTattacaagttttttttttttttttcagtggaTGAGCTTAGGCAACATTTCAGGCCTAATGTGATGGTCCAGCCCAAGTATGCCTATGAATCACCTCTAATATGTAATTTTCCACATAATTTTCattatcttgaaaataaaaatatcgaGTTAGATTCTAATGTAAAAGTGAAAATGGTTACTATTCTTTTTTACTGTCACAAGACAACAAGCAAACCCAAAAGAACCCCTCGTGATAGCAAAGCACTCTagcagcttaagcttttagtgcttcaatttttctttcatccaTCGATAAGTAATGACTTCAATTTATAGTAGGCCGAACTATAGATAAATAATCTACCACCCTTTCTTCTAATTGCACCTGTTTGCTCATGCTTATCAGTCATTTTTGAGTTTTAGCTCGCACCATTGATTTCTCTTTGTAAGATAAAAACAAAGTATATGTAAGTTTATATACCAATAATTGAAGTAACAAAATAGTCAAAATCGAGAAACTTGCAAAatccggaataaaaaaaaagttttaaagtAGAGAAGGAGGCCAAATTTCAAAGTAGGCCACGAGAATCGTGAAGTCACCCTTAATTTCACGGGGGATGGAATGGATTCAGAAGACTTTCTAgccttctcctttttcctttttctcttctcccatAATCTAGAAGTATAGCAAGTTCTTTCGCAATCCTAGCTCAAATTTAGTCGTAGGATAGTGTCGCCCGGATTCAATCCAAAAGGGACCCCAGAGGAGAAGTCAAAACGTCATGAAACCCCATTCAGACAAAAGCAATTTCACCATCACCAAAAACACGAATCGGTAAAACCGCCGGACTTGGCTTTCGTGCTCTGTTCTTTCCACTTGTCTCTTCTTTTCACCTTAATCCACGGGCTAATGACAAATGGAAACTGTGCTTGCATCACTAGATCCCTGTGCATTGACAAAAAGAGGACGGTTCTGGCGCATCCGACGGCTCGTGGACGGCGTAGGCCGATCCAACGGACCGAGGGGAGCCGAGAGAAAGCTCGAGAGCGTTTTACTGGGGCAGTGAATGTGAAgactttgacccaaaaaaaaaaaatgaataaataaatgcgAAGACATCTTTGCGTGTTTGGAGGGGGAAAAATAATAGACGGTTGTCGCCTATGTCTAAGCTCGTGCTTTAGCTTTCGTTCTCGATCGTTCTGAGGGCTgctttcattaaatttttgcacaaaaatacCATAAGAAAACTCTTAACTATGATGCACTCCGACCTATTTTAGGTATCATCAACACACCAAGTCTTACAGCCAATGACacaaaagaacttaattttattcaaaatgacCATAGTTTAGAACTTCCAAGAcaacaaaaatttggaatattgAAGTCAAAACGGGAACATCCTAGGAATTTGATGAGAACCTTAAATTTATCGCGGTACATAATATTTTGCCccctttatttatcaaaaaatgaataatttaaaaatattatgaaattttatagacCATGTGTCaattattttaacattttaaattattaaataaaaatataatttattatttaaagatTCTAATACTATTCTTTCATACTTAacttgatatttaattagaggCAAATGAAACCTCATCAGATTCAAATTTAATGATTCTAAAAActgttaaataaaaataaaaattattatttaaatatttttacaaataaGATAACGTTACATCTTTATTTGTcaaagaataaacaaaaaatatttccaccgttcattaaaaatatttaaacataaattttcatttataatagtaaaatttccattcaataattatttcaagccaattacatttcaaaaaattattttcttaattattcaTTGAAACAATCGAGTGGCAAGGTAAAAGTACCATCACCCGAGCATACACCTGAAAAGATAAGCAAGGTCACTTCAGAATTTCCATTTTACCATTATACAATTTTCCGTACTGATACTACTACATCTAGAAAAATCCACAATACTATTTTGagtccggaaaaaaaaaaattaaaaacaagtGCTTCACGAGActctaattaaatataaaaaataaaaaataagagcaGACAAATTCACGCCCGCAGAACGAAGCCGCGAGTCACTAAAATCCGATCGATATTCCGGCAGTTTGTCGGGTGCTGATTAAAAAGTTTTTTTCCAAAGCTTTTCTTCCTCCATGGAAGGACCATAGGAACGACTACCACCAGATTACACTTGAACTCAAGAACAACCGAGCAGCTTTGCCAGAAGCAAATTCGCAGAAGGGGCCAGGAAGATCGACAAGAAACAGACACAAGAAGGAGGGAAACAAGGTATGGGAGATGACAAAAGAACAGATTTTCATTTATCATACGGTGCTTCAGATATACACAGACACCCAGGAATCGCTGGGATGAAAAACCTCGGCCAGTCCATACATACGACggtaaaaaagataaaaggtgCCAGAACGAACACTAATAACAATCAGTTGAGAGTGCTAGCTTTTACCTTAATCACTCTGCCCCAAATTTTTGACATTTCCAAAAGAGGGCATAAAATTTTGCCAAATCCAATTTCTGCTTCCCGACCTCAAAAAAAATGACGCAATCTTTTGCTGATCTTCCCAGAAAACCACcccacaaatacaaaagatcaGGACAGCTTCCATCTGATCTTCTTCTCAGAAAACCCCCCCAAGGAAACCTCTTTCTACAATATTTGTATCtaccacatatatatatatggtgattaattaataatttaacactaaagactcatatatatacaccgaaTCTTGAATTGCTGCTTCTCTTCCGGATACCATAgcccctcctctctccctctccatccaTCCGTCcgtccatccatccatccatgtCCTGTACACTGCAAACAGAAGAACCCCAAAAAAGGAACACGAAGAACCACTCGCTTGTCGCTTCCCACTTACCAAGATCCGAATCAATTCACCAGATCCGATACCCACTCAACGTCCGGTCCGCCGCCGCCTAGGCTAGGATGCTCCGGGTCGGCCCGGTCCAGAGAGCTCTCCTCCCTCAGCTTCTCGAACATCTTGGCCCTCAAGTCCCTTCCCGACTCCACCCTCTCCATCagcggctcctcctcctcctccacctggTCCCAGAAATCCCTGTAACCAATCCCCGGCCGGGCCGGCACACGCGTCGGCGTCGTCGGCACGCTGCAGAAACCGGGTCGCAGCGGCGACCCGTAAGAGGCGGTGGTAGCGGCGGCCGTGGTGACGTGAGCGTTTGCGTTCCAAGAGGAAGGCAGGGACTTAACCTTACCGAGCTGCAGGTTCCTCAGCGAGGCCATCACCATCTCGTTCACGGAGCTCGACCCGAGCGAGCGGCTCAGCGACTGGTGCGTCACCGCGGCCGACATCGGCGACATCGGCGGCGAATCCTCCGGCGAGACCGTGCTCGGGGACGCCATGAACGGGAGCTGCGTCGCGGCTCCCCGGGGGCTCTGCTGCGGGGTCACCACCCTGAGCTGCTCCGGCGTGTGCGCGAAGAAGCACACGCGGCGCCGGCACCCGGCGCCGTCCTTGCACGGCTGCGTGCGGTAGCGCGCCGGGTGGAGCCAGCACTCGAACACGCCGTGCGCGAACTCGCACGCGTCGCCCTTCCGGCAGCTCCCCTTCCGGAACTCCGGGCACGCGGTGCCGGAGTAGTGGTACTTCCGCGGGTCCCGCCGGCGGGCCTTCTCGCCGGGATGGGCGTACGGGCACTCCGTCCAGTCGTGCGACCGCCCCCGCGCGCACCGCCTCACCTTGAACTCGTACATGCGGAAGTTGTCGCAGGAGTAGACGTCCATGGGGAAGTCCGCCTCGCGGGAGGACGTCATATCCGGGTCCGGGTCCGTGTCGGGGCGGTTCGACGGCAGGAACCGCCGGAGCGCCGCCATGACGTCCTGGAAGTGGCCGGGGCCGGCGGCGGAGGGAGAGGAGTCGCAGCCGCCGCCGTAGCCAGCATTGAGCGTGTAAGGGGAGTACGGAGAGTGAGGCACGGCGTCGTCCGTCGGATCGTCCAGGATCGGCCAGGGAGGAACGTCGATCGTCGGATTAGGAGGACGGTGAGGCTCTCCGAgcatcatctc
This genomic stretch from Eucalyptus grandis isolate ANBG69807.140 chromosome 3, ASM1654582v1, whole genome shotgun sequence harbors:
- the LOC104438197 gene encoding zinc finger CCCH domain-containing protein 20; this encodes MMLGEPHRPPNPTIDVPPWPILDDPTDDAVPHSPYSPYTLNAGYGGGCDSSPSAAGPGHFQDVMAALRRFLPSNRPDTDPDPDMTSSREADFPMDVYSCDNFRMYEFKVRRCARGRSHDWTECPYAHPGEKARRRDPRKYHYSGTACPEFRKGSCRKGDACEFAHGVFECWLHPARYRTQPCKDGAGCRRRVCFFAHTPEQLRVVTPQQSPRGAATQLPFMASPSTVSPEDSPPMSPMSAAVTHQSLSRSLGSSSVNEMVMASLRNLQLGKVKSLPSSWNANAHVTTAAATTASYGSPLRPGFCSVPTTPTRVPARPGIGYRDFWDQVEEEEEPLMERVESGRDLRAKMFEKLREESSLDRADPEHPSLGGGGPDVEWVSDLVN